One genomic segment of Helianthus annuus cultivar XRQ/B chromosome 14, HanXRQr2.0-SUNRISE, whole genome shotgun sequence includes these proteins:
- the LOC110905176 gene encoding zinc finger-containing ubiquitin peptidase 1 isoform X2, translated as MWSSCPFCTLQVLSTELQRHANNHFEDEDQDVRLANHNISVRDANLKREVKHGFMTLLKNCLESESGNSINILSGYTDHFQSLKFEDVGWGCGWRNIQMLASHLLVQRQEAREVLFGGVGFVPDIPSLQRWLEIAWGKGFDAAGSNDFDQKIYGKRTWIGTTECAALFRSFGLRACIADFCFSNPPDDVVKPPQVIGPMDKYLNRSDASDPGSSSNAKCCPESVNGQQLLANWVWSYFSDNSRLSRSGCNQVVVTEKAPLYFQHDGHSRTIVGIQLKNLPNGMQQSNLLILDPAHKTQVLESCLSKKVGWQRFIKRGVHTLKKTEYQLCYVDPGIAAGPELEKLKTLDSSRFEFEHL; from the exons ATGTGGTCATCTTGCCCTTTTTGCACGCTTCAAGTTCTTTCAACAGAACTCCAGAG GCACGCCAACAATCACTTCGAGGATGAGGATCAGGATGTCCGATTGGCGAATCATAATATCTCG GTGAGGGATGCCAACCTTAAGCGTGAGGTGAAGCATGGTTTTATGACCTTGTTGAAGAACTGTTTAGAGTCGGAGTCTGGGAATTCTATAAATATATTGTCAGGTTACACTGATCATTTCCAGAGCTTAAAGTTTGAAGATGTTGGGTGGGGGTGTGGGTGGCGAAACATCCAAATGCTTGCCTCTCATTTGCTTGTCCAAAGGCAAGAAGCAAGGGAGGTTCTATTTGGAGGAGTTGGGTTTGTGCCTGATATCCCTTCACTCCAACGATGGCTTGAAATTGCATGGGGGAAGGGATTTGATGCAGCAGGATCAAATGATTTTGATCAAAAGATATACGGGAAACGAACTTGGATTGGCACCACTGAGTGTGCTGCACTTTTTCGTTCTTTTGGGCTTCGTGCTTGCATTGCGGATTTCTGTTTTTCAAACCCCCCAGATGATGTTGTAAAACCCCCACAAGTTATTGGGCCAATGGATAAATATCTGAATCGATCAGATGCGTCTGATCCAGGCTCTAGTAGTAATGCTAAATGTTGCCCTGAATCGGTCAATGGCCAGCAGCTCCTTGCCAACTGGGTGTGGTCTTACTTTTCTGACAACAGTAGGCTCAGCAGATCAGGCTGCAACCAAGTTGTTGTCACTGAAAAAGC GCCCTTGTATTTCCAGCACGATGGGCATTCAAGAACTATAGTTGGAATTCAATTGAAAAATCTTCCAAATGGGATGCAGCAATCCAATCTTCTAATTTTAGATCCTGCTCAT AAAACACAAGTTTTAGAAAGTTGCCTGAGCAAGAAAGTTGGATGGCAAAGGTTTATAAAAAGAGGGGTTCACACTCTCAAGAAGACGGAGTACCAG TTGTGTTATGTGGATCCTGGAATTGCCGCTGGACCAGAGTTGGAGAAGCTTAAGACCTTGGATAGTTCCCGTTTTGAATTTGAACACCT ATAA
- the LOC110905176 gene encoding zinc finger-containing ubiquitin peptidase 1 isoform X1, protein MWSSCPFCTLQVLSTELQRHANNHFEDEDQDVRLANHNISVDNPMQAAASVSSEENIRRLQVRDANLKREVKHGFMTLLKNCLESESGNSINILSGYTDHFQSLKFEDVGWGCGWRNIQMLASHLLVQRQEAREVLFGGVGFVPDIPSLQRWLEIAWGKGFDAAGSNDFDQKIYGKRTWIGTTECAALFRSFGLRACIADFCFSNPPDDVVKPPQVIGPMDKYLNRSDASDPGSSSNAKCCPESVNGQQLLANWVWSYFSDNSRLSRSGCNQVVVTEKAPLYFQHDGHSRTIVGIQLKNLPNGMQQSNLLILDPAHKTQVLESCLSKKVGWQRFIKRGVHTLKKTEYQLCYVDPGIAAGPELEKLKTLDSSRFEFEHL, encoded by the exons ATGTGGTCATCTTGCCCTTTTTGCACGCTTCAAGTTCTTTCAACAGAACTCCAGAG GCACGCCAACAATCACTTCGAGGATGAGGATCAGGATGTCCGATTGGCGAATCATAATATCTCG GTTGACAATCCCATGCAAGCAGCAGCAAGTGTTAGTTCTGAAGAAAATATTCGTCGTTTACAGGTGAGGGATGCCAACCTTAAGCGTGAGGTGAAGCATGGTTTTATGACCTTGTTGAAGAACTGTTTAGAGTCGGAGTCTGGGAATTCTATAAATATATTGTCAGGTTACACTGATCATTTCCAGAGCTTAAAGTTTGAAGATGTTGGGTGGGGGTGTGGGTGGCGAAACATCCAAATGCTTGCCTCTCATTTGCTTGTCCAAAGGCAAGAAGCAAGGGAGGTTCTATTTGGAGGAGTTGGGTTTGTGCCTGATATCCCTTCACTCCAACGATGGCTTGAAATTGCATGGGGGAAGGGATTTGATGCAGCAGGATCAAATGATTTTGATCAAAAGATATACGGGAAACGAACTTGGATTGGCACCACTGAGTGTGCTGCACTTTTTCGTTCTTTTGGGCTTCGTGCTTGCATTGCGGATTTCTGTTTTTCAAACCCCCCAGATGATGTTGTAAAACCCCCACAAGTTATTGGGCCAATGGATAAATATCTGAATCGATCAGATGCGTCTGATCCAGGCTCTAGTAGTAATGCTAAATGTTGCCCTGAATCGGTCAATGGCCAGCAGCTCCTTGCCAACTGGGTGTGGTCTTACTTTTCTGACAACAGTAGGCTCAGCAGATCAGGCTGCAACCAAGTTGTTGTCACTGAAAAAGC GCCCTTGTATTTCCAGCACGATGGGCATTCAAGAACTATAGTTGGAATTCAATTGAAAAATCTTCCAAATGGGATGCAGCAATCCAATCTTCTAATTTTAGATCCTGCTCAT AAAACACAAGTTTTAGAAAGTTGCCTGAGCAAGAAAGTTGGATGGCAAAGGTTTATAAAAAGAGGGGTTCACACTCTCAAGAAGACGGAGTACCAG TTGTGTTATGTGGATCCTGGAATTGCCGCTGGACCAGAGTTGGAGAAGCTTAAGACCTTGGATAGTTCCCGTTTTGAATTTGAACACCT ATAA